In one window of Macrobrachium rosenbergii isolate ZJJX-2024 chromosome 11, ASM4041242v1, whole genome shotgun sequence DNA:
- the LOC136843229 gene encoding piggyBac transposable element-derived protein 4-like encodes MFIPNKPAKYGIKLVMACDAETHYMCNSIPYCGKTTGADRVISLGEFFTTELVKPFRTSGRVVTTDNWFTSLPLAKSLQKYGMHLVGTIRPKPYMPLELLTFPMELGQSVAVYNYEDKATLMCQRVKSTKRMQILSTVHHQPTLVERQKTHIHMYYNATKGGVDTFDQLCAAMTCSRKTRRWPLCVFFGLLNIVVNNAFIIYQHRPENAKVSRRKFAMDLALELCRPWAFNRLQQKRYLPRDVSSLICSVFEVEDITVAANEGQGRSEKRQRCHLCPSSSNARSKILCSNCRKTTCAHHLKYTCEKCSNS; translated from the exons ATGTTTATTCCAAACAAACCAGCAAa gTATGGTATCAAATTGGTCATGGCTTGCGATGCAGAAACACATTATATGTGCAATTCAATCCCCTACTGTGGCAAGACCACTGGTGCTGACAGGGTCATATCGCTGGGGGAGTTTTTTACTACAGAGTTGGTCAAGCCCTTCAGGACGTCGGGGCGTGTTGTTACCACCGACAACTGGTTTACATCCCTGCCCTTAGCAAAGAGCCTGCAGAAATATGGGATGCACTTGGTAGGCACTATTCGTCCTAAACCCTACATGCCTctggaattgctaacatttccaaTGGAGTTGGGACAGTCGGTTGCTGTCTACAACTATGAAGATAAAGCAACCCTGATGTGCCAACGTGTGAAGTCAACCAAGAGGATGCAGATTTTATCCACAGTCCACCATCAACCCACACTTGTGGAACGTCAGAAGACGCACATCCACATGTACTATAATGCAACCAAGGGAGGGGTCGACACTTTCGACCAGCTGTGTGCTGCCATGACCTGCAGCAGGAAGACCCGTAGGTGGCCCTTGTGTGTCTTCTTTGGCCTACTCAACATCGTGGTCAATAACGCCTTCATAATATATCAGCACCGACCAGAAAATGCCAAAGTTTCCCGAAGAAAATTTGCTATGGATTTGGCACTTGAACTTTGTCGTCCCTGGGCATTCAACCGCCTGCAGCAGAAGAGATATCTTCCAAGGGATGTCTCATCCctgatttgttctgtgtttgaggTGGAAGACATCACCGTTGCCGCAAATGAAGGCCAGGGACGCTCTGAAAAGCGGCAGAGATGCCATCTTTGCCCTTCCTCCTCTAATGCGAGATCAAAAATTTTGTGTAGCAACTGCAGGAAGACAACCTGTGCCCACCACCTGAAGTACACCTGTGAAAAGTGCTCCAATTCCTG a